Proteins encoded within one genomic window of Thermodesulfobacteriota bacterium:
- a CDS encoding universal stress protein, with amino-acid sequence MFKHILVPTDLSMKSNRALEIAIDMATAANGRITLIHVIEKIEDSDGDEFQSFYDKLASNARLKMEKMTRPHKSSEARIETEIIIGSRVKEIIEFSITHDVDLIILSSHKLTNVDAVEGWATISYKVGILAPCPVMMVK; translated from the coding sequence ATGTTTAAGCATATTCTTGTCCCGACCGATCTTTCCATGAAAAGCAACCGGGCGCTGGAAATCGCCATAGATATGGCAACCGCCGCCAACGGAAGGATCACCCTCATTCATGTTATCGAAAAGATCGAAGATTCCGACGGCGATGAATTTCAGTCTTTCTATGACAAACTGGCGTCAAACGCCCGCCTGAAGATGGAGAAAATGACGCGGCCACATAAGTCCAGCGAAGCCAGGATAGAGACGGAAATCATTATCGGCAGCCGGGTAAAGGAAATTATTGAATTTTCCATTACCCATGATGTGGACCTGATCATTTTAAGCTCCCACAAACTCACGAATGTTGATGCCGTCGAAGGATGGGCGACCATCAGCTACAAGGTCGGCATCCTGGCCCCCTGCCCGGTCATGATGGTGAAGTAG
- a CDS encoding glycosyltransferase family 87 protein, with the protein MEKNKTIKKWLYLLLTIGWLALFIKPALLLDRYFFPPHIYLKDFMQEWLMARAVTEGMNPYAPLAELAGYFFSPTPERTGLVLPSPHPPPAILLALPFGLVAYSKAVVLWFLMELACIFTSVYLVAQWWQDRRPGLRHIVFPSLMLLVLAPFWQGLLYGQLSSLLLMLLLLTWRVKRQIPAGLFLGMALSVKFMGWPILLFFLIRKKWRAAGIAVVIPVLANIMAALVIGGGPVSHYYRFVAVFMASVYRCMEWNFSLWTLGWRLFSGMCRPFEQSIGILPLVACDAMAPYASIFILLAVLATGLAMASRSSDRDVSYAVLFCVSAMVTPLAWIHTLVLLLLPLAVALRRLQQSGCPSFPTALWGLLTALLLIPDFTLINFLSRFNISPNFSGPTVVSFWPGLITLLPLAVTLCLMVLVYRSASSGRDASSVANA; encoded by the coding sequence ATGGAAAAAAATAAAACTATTAAAAAATGGCTCTACCTGCTGCTGACCATCGGCTGGCTGGCGCTGTTCATCAAGCCCGCCCTTCTGCTGGACCGCTATTTCTTCCCGCCGCATATTTATTTAAAAGATTTTATGCAGGAATGGCTGATGGCCCGGGCGGTAACAGAAGGGATGAATCCGTATGCTCCCCTGGCGGAACTGGCCGGATACTTTTTCTCACCGACGCCGGAACGGACCGGCCTGGTCCTCCCCTCTCCCCATCCGCCACCGGCCATTCTGCTGGCGCTGCCCTTCGGACTGGTCGCTTATTCCAAAGCAGTCGTGCTCTGGTTTTTAATGGAACTGGCCTGTATATTCACATCCGTTTATCTGGTCGCCCAATGGTGGCAGGACAGGCGTCCCGGCCTCCGCCATATCGTGTTTCCATCATTGATGCTGCTGGTCCTTGCCCCTTTCTGGCAGGGACTTCTATACGGCCAGCTCTCCTCGCTGCTCCTGATGCTGCTTCTCCTGACATGGCGTGTAAAGCGGCAGATTCCAGCCGGTCTTTTTCTCGGAATGGCCCTGTCCGTCAAATTCATGGGCTGGCCGATCCTCCTGTTTTTTTTAATTCGAAAAAAATGGCGGGCCGCGGGGATTGCTGTCGTGATCCCGGTACTGGCCAACATCATGGCCGCCCTGGTTATAGGGGGGGGGCCCGTCTCACACTATTACCGGTTTGTGGCGGTATTTATGGCTTCGGTTTACCGCTGCATGGAATGGAATTTTTCCCTGTGGACCCTGGGGTGGCGGCTCTTTTCAGGCATGTGCCGCCCCTTTGAGCAGAGCATCGGCATTCTCCCGCTTGTCGCCTGCGATGCCATGGCGCCCTATGCCTCTATCTTTATTCTGCTGGCCGTCCTTGCGACGGGACTGGCCATGGCCTCGCGTTCTTCCGACCGGGACGTATCATATGCCGTGCTGTTCTGTGTCAGCGCCATGGTCACGCCCCTGGCCTGGATTCACACACTGGTATTACTGCTGCTTCCGCTGGCCGTGGCCTTGCGGCGGCTTCAACAATCCGGCTGCCCATCTTTCCCGACCGCCCTGTGGGGATTGCTGACGGCCCTCCTGCTGATTCCCGACTTCACCCTTATAAACTTTCTCTCCAGGTTCAATATCAGCCCGAACTTCTCCGGGCCGACAGTTGTTTCCTTCTGGCCGGGCCTGATCACCCTGCTCCCCCTGGCCGTGACCCTTTGCCTGATGGTCCTGGTATACCGGTCCGCCAGTTCCGGCCGGGACGCCTCGTCTGTCGCCAATGCCTGA
- a CDS encoding amidohydrolase family protein, whose protein sequence is MTYIDDPEGAMVPAGLPPVIDAHVHIFPDTVFAAIRKWFDAHAWHIRYQMTSPLAIDFLLSRGVRHIIALQYAHKPGIAGQLNQYMAETCRRFEGRVTGMATVFPGEDHDEEILQEAFDAGLDGLKLHAHVQCFDINGNAMNRLYDCCRRNKKPIVMHAGREPKSDAYPCDPYQVCAVERIELVLKDFPDLKICVPHLGFDETAAYAELIEKYDNLWLDTTMVLADYFPMDKQVRLDRYRPDRIMYGSDFPNIPYAWDRELKALQAAGLSPDTMGNISSRNAAGFFGIDQAGLNF, encoded by the coding sequence ATGACATATATCGATGACCCGGAAGGCGCCATGGTCCCGGCCGGTCTGCCGCCGGTCATTGACGCCCACGTCCACATTTTTCCGGATACTGTTTTTGCGGCCATCCGGAAATGGTTTGACGCCCATGCTTGGCATATCCGGTACCAGATGACATCACCCCTGGCAATCGATTTTCTCCTGTCCCGGGGCGTCCGCCACATCATCGCCCTCCAATACGCCCACAAGCCCGGAATCGCCGGTCAGCTGAATCAATACATGGCGGAAACCTGCCGGAGGTTCGAAGGCCGCGTGACCGGCATGGCCACCGTGTTCCCCGGGGAGGATCATGACGAGGAAATCCTGCAGGAAGCCTTTGACGCCGGCCTGGACGGATTGAAGCTGCACGCCCACGTCCAGTGTTTCGACATAAACGGCAACGCCATGAACCGTCTGTACGACTGCTGCCGGCGCAACAAAAAACCGATTGTCATGCATGCCGGCCGGGAGCCCAAGAGCGATGCCTACCCCTGCGACCCCTATCAGGTCTGCGCCGTTGAAAGAATCGAACTGGTCCTGAAGGATTTCCCGGACCTGAAAATCTGCGTGCCGCACCTGGGGTTTGATGAAACAGCGGCCTACGCGGAACTGATCGAGAAGTATGACAACCTGTGGCTGGACACGACCATGGTCCTGGCCGATTATTTCCCCATGGACAAACAGGTCCGGCTCGACCGCTACCGGCCGGACCGGATCATGTACGGATCCGATTTTCCGAATATCCCCTACGCCTGGGACCGGGAACTGAAAGCGTTACAGGCGGCGGGCCTTTCGCCGGATACAATGGGAAATATATCCTCGCGCAACGCCGCCGGGTTTTTCGGAATCGATCAGGCCGGTCTCAATTTCTGA